A region of the Myxococcus stipitatus DSM 14675 genome:
GCGCGGCTCCAGCGCGCGAGCTTGCGCGCCATCGAGGAGCTCCGCGCGCAGGCCCATGCCGCGCTGCCAGAGGACGGTGGCCTCGATGTGGTGGACGGTGGCCTCGGTGAAGGCCACCTTGAGGACGCCGCTGGAGCGGTAGGCGATGTCGACGCCGGACAGCTCGCGCAGCTCCTCGGCGAACGCGGGATACAGACCGCGGCTGCGCAGGCACAGCTCCAGGAAGGGGCCGGGGCCGTCCGCTTCCATCTGCGGCGCGAGCATGCCGGCCGCCGCGCTGCTGGCCTCCGCGCCGGGGATGGAGCGCTCCAACACGGTGACGCGAGCGCCCGCCTGCCGCAGCCGCAGCGCGATGCCGCAGCCCATGATGCCCCCGCCCACGATGATGACGTCCGAGACTCGCATGGCCTTGCTTCCTGCTCGCCCCGGCGAGGGTTTGCAAGCGACTTGAGAGAGGAGGACGGGAGGTCGGGTTGACGGCGAGGGGGCTTTGCCGTTACTGATGGTGCCGTGCGTTTCTCTACCGTGCATCCCCATCATGCGCATCATCGGCTCGGCCCCGACGGGACCGTTCGCCATGCGCATGCCTGGGTGAGCCACTAGACGCACCACCCTCCCGGCACCTGCCGCAGCGACCGAAGGCCCGTCCCCCCCGGACGGGCCTTTTTTCGTTTCCGCGCGGCCACCGTTCCCCCGCAGTCCCCCGCAGGTCCACCCATGCTGCTGAAGATTGCCCTGCCCAACAAAGGCCGTCTGTCCGAAGAGGTTCGTGAGCTGTTCAACGAAGCGGGTCTGGAGGTGCGTGTCAGAGGAGACCGCGCGCTCACCGCGTCGCTGGGCGGTGAGTTCGAGGCCATCTTCGTGCGTGCTCGAGACATCCCGGAGTTCGTCGCGGACGGGGCCGCGCATGCGGGGGTGACGGGGTGGGATCTGGTGAACGAGGCGGGGCGGCATCTCGAGCACCTGATGGACCTGGAGTTGGGCCGGTGTCGGCTCGTGGTCGCGGCGCGTGAGGAGAGCGGCATCGGCCAGGCCAGCGACGTGCGGGACGGCATGCGCGTGGCGTCGTGTTTCCCTCGGCTGACGCGGGACTACTTCGCGCGGCGAGGGCAGCGCATCACCGTGGTTCCCGTCTCGGGGGCGACGGAGATTGCCCCTCACCTGGGCATCGCGGACATCGTGGTGGACCTGACGTCGACTGGTTCCACGCTGAAGATGAACGGGCTGCGAGAAGTGGCCACGGTGCTGGAGTCCAGCGCGAGGCTGGTGGCGTGCCAGGCGAACGACGCCGAGGTGCGTGGAACGCTGGATGAGCTGAAGCTCGCGCTGGGCTCGGTGCTCGCGGCGCGGGGCAAGCGCTACGTGATGGCCAACGTGCCGAAGGAGATGCTCCCTCGCGTGCGTGAGGTGTTGCCGGGGCTCAACGGGCCCACGGTGGTCGACGTGATGGACGGAGGACGCTTCGTCGCGGTGCACGCGGTGGTGCCAGCGAAGGCCATCTACCGCACCGTCAATGCCCTGAAGTCCCTGGGGGGCGAAGGCATCCTCGTCACTCGGATTGAAAGGTTGGTGGCGTGATGGCTCCGCTTCCTTCGTTCCTCCGGTTCCAAGGGCCCCTCGCGAGGCTGTCGCCCGAGGACCGGCGCTGGTTGTTGCTGCGAGGTGGCGCGGTCGACTCGCGCATCGCCGCCCGGGTTCGAGAGCTCATCGCGAGTGTCCAACTGGATGGGGACAGCGCGCTCTTCGAGATGGCGCGCCGGTTCGATGGGGTGTCGTTGTCCTCGCTGGAGGTGCCTCGGGCGCGCTGTGAGGAGGCGCTGGCGGCGCTGGAGCCCTCCCTGGTGCGGGCGTTGACGCGGGCCGTGCGCAACATCGCTCGGGCGCACGAGGTGCAGCGTCCTCGCGCGGTGGAGGTGGAGACGGAGCCGGGAGTGTTGGTGGGGCGCAGGCCGGACCCACTCGGGCGGGTTGGCGTGTATGCGCCAGGAGGCCGCGCGGTCTATCCCAGCAGCGTGTTGATGGGCGTGGTCCCCGCGAAGGTGGCGGGAGTGGGGGAGGTCATCGTGTGCTCACCGCCGGGACGCGACGGACTGCCTCACGCGAGTGTACTGGCCGCCGCGGTGCTGGCGGGAGCGGACCGGGTCTTCGCGTTGGGAGGCGCGGGCGCGGTGGCGGCGATGGCGTACGGGACACGGAGCGTGCCGCGTGTGGACCGCATCGTCGGGCCTGGGAATGCGTACGTCGCCGAAGCCAAGCTTCAGGTGGTGGGCGCGGTGGCCATCGAAGCGCCCGCGGGGCCGAGTGAAATCCTCGTCGTCGCCGACGCGACGGCGAGTCCGGAGGCGGTGGCGCGAGAAGTCCTCGCACAAGCGGAGCATGACCCGGACGCGGCCTGTGTCGTGGTGGCCTTGGGTGACGCCGTCGCGGAGGCCATCGCGGCGCAGGTACGGGCGCTGTCGGTGAGCGCGAAGCGGCGGGAGATTGTCGACGCGGCGTTGGGCTCGCGAGGCGCGGTGTTGAGCGTGGCCTCGCTGGAGGAGGTGTGGCCCTTCGTGGCGGACTTCGCACCGGAGCACCTGCTCCTCGCCACGGCGGAGCCGGCGGCGGACCTGGAGCGCGTGCGCAATGCCGGCACCGTCTTCCTGGGGGAGCGCTCGTCGGTGGCGTACGGCGACTACATGACGGGCTCGAACCATGTGCTGCCCACGGCGGGGCTGGCGCGGGCGTACTCGGGGCTCAACCTGCTCGACTTCTACCGATGGACCACCTTCCAGCGCGTGGAGCGTGCCGCGTCGGCGGCGCTGGCGGACGACGTGGGGGTGCTCGCGGACAGTGAAGGACTCTTCGCGCACGCCGAGGCCGCGCGGGCCTGGAGGGGCGCATGATTCCCCTTCGCGCGTCCTACCAAGGCCTCTCGCCGTATTCGCCGCCGAAGAAGCCGTGTCGCGTGGACTTGAGCGACAACACCAACCTGTTTGGTGTGCCTCCCGCGGCGGCTCGCAAGCTGGGGGAGTTTCACGCGGAACTGCTGGCTCGCTATCCCCGGAGCTATGCGCCCGACCTGCGGCGCGTGCTGGCCTCGGGGCTCGGGGTCGAGGCCGAGTGGGTGACGACGGGGTGCGGCTCCGACGATGTCCTCGACAGCGCGCTGAGGGCGTTCCTGGAGCCGGGGGAGGTGCTCGCGTTCCAGGACCCCACGTTCGTGATGATGCCGTTGTTCGCGAAGGTGAATGGACTGCGGCCCGCGGCGGTGCCGCTGCGCGCGGACTTCGATGTGGACCCGGAGGCGCTGCTCGCCACCGGGGCGAAGGTCATCTACCTGTGCTCGCCCAACAACCCCACGGGCACGGTGTTGTCGCGTGCGTCGGTGGAGCGCGTGGTGGACGAGGCGCCGGGCGTCGTCATCATCGACGAGGCCTATGCGGACTTCGCGCGCGGCCCTGGCTTCGTGGACCTGGCGCTGACTCGCACGAATGTGCTGGTGACGCGGACGTTCTCCAAGGCGTTCGGCCTCGCGAGCCTGCGCGTGGGCTGGGGCGTGGGGCACCCGAGGTTGGTGGCCGAAGTGGAGAAGGCCCGAGGGCCGTACAAGCTCACCCAGCTCGCGGAGTCGGTGGCCGTGGCCACGTTGAACGAGGACCCACCCTGGGTTCGAGTCTGGGCCCAGGAGGCGGTGGCGAACCGGGAGCGGCTTCGTGAAGCCCTGCGGGCGATGGGGCTGAAGCCGCTGCCCTCCGAGGGCAACTTCCTGCTGGTGCCCGTGCCCGGAGCGCCCGAGGTGGCGGAGCGGATGCGCGAGCGCGACGTGAATGTGCGCGCCTTCCAAGGACTCACGGGTGTGGGGGACGCGCTGCGGATCGGCAGCGCTCCCTGGCCCTTGCTGGAGACGGCGCTCACGGCGCTGCGGGAGTCGCTGCGATGAGGGTCACCTTGTTCGACTATGGCGCTGGCAACCTGCACTCGCTGGGCAAGGCCCTGACCACGGTGCCGGGCGTGGACGTGCGAGTGGAGGAGGACCCCGTGCGCGCGGTGGACACGGAGGTCCTCGTGTTGCCCGGCGTCGGAGCCTTCGGCGCGGCGGCGGCACGACTGGCCCCCGGACGCGAGGCGATGCGCGCCGCCCTGGAGCGAGGGCTGCCGTGCCTGGGCATCTGCCTGGGGATGCAGCTCTTGTTCGAGTCGAGTGACGAGGGACCCGGTCAGGGCCTCGGCTACTTCGCGGGCCGGGTGACTCGGCTGAACGCGAGGCGCGTGCCGCAGATGGGCTGGAATCCGGTGGACGCGGACACCACGGTGCCTGGTGTTCCGCTGGAGATCGCCTACTACGCGAACAGCTTCGTCTGCCGAGCCCAGGATGTGTCCCTCGTGACGGCCTGGACGACCCATGAGGAGGACCGCTTCCCCGCGGCGGTGCGGCGAGGCTCGGTGGTCGGCGTGCAGTTCCACCCCGAGAAGTCCTCAGCCGCGGGCGTGGCCTTCATCCAGGGCTTCTTGCGCGAGGTGGCGTCATGAAGGCGATTGCGGCCATCGACCTGCGCGAGGGCGCCTGCGTGCAGCTCGTCGGAGGTTCGTACGACGCGGAGCGGGTCCGGGTGAACGACCCGCTGGCCGCGCTGCAACAGTGGCGCGACGTGGGCTTCAGACACTTCCATGTCGTCGACCTGGACGCGGCCTTGGGACGTGGCTCCAACGCGGACGTGGTCGCTCGATTGACGTCCCAAGCGCCAGGGCTCGCCTTCACCGTGGGCGGTGGCGTGCGGGAGGCCGCGCGGGTGGCGTCGCTGCTGGAGGGCGGCGCCTCGGGGGTGGTGGTGGGGACGCGAGCCATTGAAGACCCGGTCTGGCTCGCGGACGTGGCGAGCCGTCATCCAGGGCGGGTCGTGGTGGCCGCGGACGTGCGCGGGCGTGAAGTGGTGACGCGGGGGTGGACCCTCGGCAGTGGTCGAGCGCTCGACGAGGTGCTCGCGGCACTGGAGCCGTTGCCGCTGGGCGGACTGTTGGTGACGGCGGTGCACAAGGAAGGGCAGCTCGAGGGCGTGGACCTGTTGCTCATGCGCGACGTGGTGTCGCGGACGCGTCACCGGCTCTACGCGTCGGGCGGGGTGACGACCCTGGAGGACTTGCGAGGCTTGTCGTCGGTGGGTGCCTACGGGGCGGTCATCGGCATGGCGCTGTACACGGGGCGACTGGATGCGCGCGAAGTCGCGCGGGAGTTCTCGGAATGACCACCGTCACGCGAGAGACGAAGGAGACGAAGGTCCGTGTGGAGCTGTCCCTGGGACGTGGCACGACGCAGGTGGACACGGGG
Encoded here:
- the hisG gene encoding ATP phosphoribosyltransferase, whose translation is MLLKIALPNKGRLSEEVRELFNEAGLEVRVRGDRALTASLGGEFEAIFVRARDIPEFVADGAAHAGVTGWDLVNEAGRHLEHLMDLELGRCRLVVAAREESGIGQASDVRDGMRVASCFPRLTRDYFARRGQRITVVPVSGATEIAPHLGIADIVVDLTSTGSTLKMNGLREVATVLESSARLVACQANDAEVRGTLDELKLALGSVLAARGKRYVMANVPKEMLPRVREVLPGLNGPTVVDVMDGGRFVAVHAVVPAKAIYRTVNALKSLGGEGILVTRIERLVA
- the hisD gene encoding histidinol dehydrogenase; its protein translation is MAPLPSFLRFQGPLARLSPEDRRWLLLRGGAVDSRIAARVRELIASVQLDGDSALFEMARRFDGVSLSSLEVPRARCEEALAALEPSLVRALTRAVRNIARAHEVQRPRAVEVETEPGVLVGRRPDPLGRVGVYAPGGRAVYPSSVLMGVVPAKVAGVGEVIVCSPPGRDGLPHASVLAAAVLAGADRVFALGGAGAVAAMAYGTRSVPRVDRIVGPGNAYVAEAKLQVVGAVAIEAPAGPSEILVVADATASPEAVAREVLAQAEHDPDAACVVVALGDAVAEAIAAQVRALSVSAKRREIVDAALGSRGAVLSVASLEEVWPFVADFAPEHLLLATAEPAADLERVRNAGTVFLGERSSVAYGDYMTGSNHVLPTAGLARAYSGLNLLDFYRWTTFQRVERAASAALADDVGVLADSEGLFAHAEAARAWRGA
- a CDS encoding pyridoxal phosphate-dependent aminotransferase, which translates into the protein MIPLRASYQGLSPYSPPKKPCRVDLSDNTNLFGVPPAAARKLGEFHAELLARYPRSYAPDLRRVLASGLGVEAEWVTTGCGSDDVLDSALRAFLEPGEVLAFQDPTFVMMPLFAKVNGLRPAAVPLRADFDVDPEALLATGAKVIYLCSPNNPTGTVLSRASVERVVDEAPGVVIIDEAYADFARGPGFVDLALTRTNVLVTRTFSKAFGLASLRVGWGVGHPRLVAEVEKARGPYKLTQLAESVAVATLNEDPPWVRVWAQEAVANRERLREALRAMGLKPLPSEGNFLLVPVPGAPEVAERMRERDVNVRAFQGLTGVGDALRIGSAPWPLLETALTALRESLR
- the hisH gene encoding imidazole glycerol phosphate synthase subunit HisH, coding for MRVTLFDYGAGNLHSLGKALTTVPGVDVRVEEDPVRAVDTEVLVLPGVGAFGAAAARLAPGREAMRAALERGLPCLGICLGMQLLFESSDEGPGQGLGYFAGRVTRLNARRVPQMGWNPVDADTTVPGVPLEIAYYANSFVCRAQDVSLVTAWTTHEEDRFPAAVRRGSVVGVQFHPEKSSAAGVAFIQGFLREVAS
- a CDS encoding HisA/HisF-related TIM barrel protein — its product is MKAIAAIDLREGACVQLVGGSYDAERVRVNDPLAALQQWRDVGFRHFHVVDLDAALGRGSNADVVARLTSQAPGLAFTVGGGVREAARVASLLEGGASGVVVGTRAIEDPVWLADVASRHPGRVVVAADVRGREVVTRGWTLGSGRALDEVLAALEPLPLGGLLVTAVHKEGQLEGVDLLLMRDVVSRTRHRLYASGGVTTLEDLRGLSSVGAYGAVIGMALYTGRLDAREVAREFSE